A window from Zingiber officinale cultivar Zhangliang chromosome 7A, Zo_v1.1, whole genome shotgun sequence encodes these proteins:
- the LOC122002366 gene encoding cytochrome b5-like, which yields MAGDAKVYTLAEVSTHNSSKDCWLIIGGKVYDVTKFLEDHPGGDEVLLSSTGKDATDDFEDVGHSTTARAMMDEYYVGEIDGTTIPKKVAYTPPKQPHYNQDKTSEFVVKILQFLVPLLILGFAVGVRFYTKSA from the exons ATGGCCGGCGACGCGAAGGTTTACACCCTTGCTGAGGTATCCACGCACAACTCCTCCAAGGATTGCTGGCTCATCATTGGCGGAAAG GTTTATGATGTTACTAAGTTCTTAGAAGATCACCCTGGAGGGGATGAGGTTTTGCTCTCATCCACTG GGAAAGATGCAACTGATGATTTTGAAGATGTTGGCCATAGCACCACCGCAAGGGCGATGATGGACGAGTATTATGTTGGTGAAATTGATGGCACAACAATCCCTAAGAAAGTAGCATACACTCCTCCCAAACAGCCCCACTATAACCAGGACAAGACATCTGAGTTCGTTGTCAAGATCCTCCAGTTTTTGGTTCCTCTCCTGATCTTGGGTTTTGCTGTGGGCGTCAGATTCTACACAAAATCGGCTTAA
- the LOC122002365 gene encoding protein SIEVE ELEMENT OCCLUSION B-like, translated as MATTTAKLHLIKSDRHLFSASDDSAVIKQIVATHSPDGRDVDTRPLMHLIEDILRRATPTVVVTPQAQPELVEEKVNRTEVIGMLEALAYTIHRISCEITCKCSGGVDSHTTTFAVFNSLSHYTWDAKVVLALAAFALSYGEFWLTAQLHTVNPLAKSVALLKQSPDILEHTAALKPRFDALNNLTKAMLDVAKCIIQFKELPSEYISPDTPDMMLALAHIPTAVYWTIRSVVACSSQIVGLIGLGHENISSATEVWELASLAHKVSNIFGHLTKELELCYRHIGEKKHIEAYQMLVKLFESVHFDNLKILRSLIHSKDDLPLVEGSTKRRVSVDVLRRKIVVLLISDLDIIHEELLTLIQIYSHTNRMKEERQYEIVWLPMTDRHVPWSAAKEEAFNRLASAMPWYFLNHPSLMEPAVVKYIREVWQFDKKPILVVLDGQGKVVCPNALHMIWIWGRLAFPFTSNREEALWKDETWRLELLVDEIDPAVLTWVSEGRHVCLYGGENIGWIRQFTAAMRRVSQEARVPVEMVYVGKSNPRDRVKKAMAVIAEEKLSGYWKDPVKVWFFWVRLESMWHSKMQLGRTIDNDPIMKEVMTMLSFDGSDEGWALLSRGSQEMVEAYGGRMVDCLGQFDNWKSDVEAEGLVPALRKALEPFHTAEHCTRLILPGDSVGIKEQVVCAECGRPMDKFVLYRCCND; from the exons ATGGCGACGACGACGGCGAAGTTGCATTTGATAAAGAGCGACCGCCACCTCTTTTCGGCCTCGGATGACAGCGCCGTGATCAAGCAGATAGTCGCCACCCACTCCCCTGACGGCCGTGACGTCGACACGAGGCCGCTGATGCACCTTATCGAGGACATTCTTCGAAGGGCCACCCCCACTGTCGTCGTG ACTCCGCAGGCTCAGCCGGAGCTTGTGGAAGAGAAAGTGAATCGCACTGAAGTGATCGGAATGCTCGAAGCATTGGCTTACACCATTCATAGGATTTCTTgcgaa ATCACCTGCAAGTGCTCCGGCGGAGTCGACTCGCACACGACGACGTTCGCCGTGTTCAACTCACTGTCGCACTACACTTGGGACGCGAAGGTGGTGTTAGCGCTGGCGGCCTTCGCGTTGAGCTACGGCGAGTTCTGGCTCACCGCGCAATTGCACACCGTGAACCCTTTGGCCAAGTCGGTGGCGCTGCTCAAGCAGTCGCCGGACATCCTGGAGCACACCGCGGCGCTCAAGCCACGCTTCGACGCCCTCAACAACCTCACCAAGGCAATGCTGGACGTcgccaagtgcatcatccaattcAAGGAGCTCCCCTCCGAGTACATCTCGCCAGACACCCCTGACATGATGTTGGCCTTGGCGCACATCCCCACGGCCGTCTACTGGACCATCCGAAGCGTCGTGGCTTGCTCTTCCCAGATCGTGGGTCTCATCGGCCTCGGCCATGA GAACATCAGCTCGGCCACCGAAGTGTGGGAGCTCGCGAGCTTAGCGCACAAAGTTAGCAACATATTTGGGCATCTCACCAAGGAACTAGAATTGTGTTATCGACACATTG GTGAGAAGAAGCACATCGAAGCGTATCAAATGCTAGTGAAGCTCTTTGAGAGCGTGCATTTCGACAATTTGAAGATTCTCAGGTCATTGATCCATTCCAAGGACGACCTGCCGCTCGTCGAGGGATCCACGAAGCGGAGAGTGAGCGTGGACGTGCTGCGGAGGAAGATCGTGGTGCTGCTCATCTCCGACCTCGACATCATCCACGAGGAGCTCCTCACCCTGATACAGATATACAGCCACACGAACAGGATGAAGGAGGAGCGGCAGTACGAGATCGTGTGGCTGCCGATGACCGACAGGCACGTCCCCTGGTCGGCGGCCAAGGAGGAGGCCTTCAACAGGCTGGCCTCCGCCATGCCGTGGTACTTTCTTAACCACCCATCGTTGATGGAGCCGGCGGTGGTCAAGTACATCCGCGAGGTGTGGCAGTTCGACAAGAAGCCGATTCTGGTGGTGTTGGACGGGCAGGGGAAGGTGGTCTGCCCCAACGCCCTCCACATGATATGGATTTGGGGCAGACTCGCCTTCCCGTTCACCAGTAACAGGGAGGAGGCTCTGTGGAAGGATGAAACTTGGCGACTCGAGCTCCTCGTCGACGAAATCGATCCCGCCGTGCTTACATGG GTGAGCGAAGGGCGGCACGTGTGCTTGTATGGAGGCGAGAACATTGGGTGGATACGGCAGTTCACCGCGGCGATGAGGCGGGTGTCGCAGGAGGCGCGGGTGCCGGTGGAGATGGTCTACGTGGGGAAGAGCAACCCGCGGGACAGAGTGAAGAAGGCGATGGCGGTGATCGCGGAGGAGAAGCTGAGCGGGTACTGGAAGGACCCGGTGAAGGTGTGGTTCTTCTGGGTCCGGCTGGAGAGCATGTGGCACTCCAAGATGCAGCTCGGGCGGACGATCGATAACGACCCCATCATGAAGGAGGTGATGACGATGTTGAGCTTCGACGGGAGCGACGAGGGGTGGGCGCTGCTCAGCCGAGGGTCACAGGAGATGGTGGAGGCGTACGGGGGGAGGATGGTGGACTGCCTGGGTCAGTTCGATAACTGGAAGAGCGACGTGGAGGCGGAGGGGCTGGTGCCGGCGCTGAGAAAAGCTCTGGAACCGTTCCACACGGCGGAGCACTGCACGCGTCTCATCCTGCCCGGCGACTCCGTCGGAATCAAGGAGCAGGTAGTGTGCGCCGAGTGCGGCCGCCCCATGGACAAGTTCGTGCTCTACCGCTGCTGCAACGACTGA